The Taeniopygia guttata chromosome 19, bTaeGut7.mat, whole genome shotgun sequence genome window below encodes:
- the TLCD2 gene encoding TLC domain-containing protein 2, which produces MAFSPGLLVVAGSFAAFRLLNRGLERLVPPPPSARRNRWKWRNIWTSLAHSVLSGSGALAGFYLHPEMSNDLVGTHPPGAHSLVAVSVGYFIEDFVDMLCNQKLHQSWELLFHHTVVIICFGIAVLLHQYVGFALVALLVEINSIFLHLRQILLMANLVHTTCYRLNSLINLGTYVVFRIATLAWMSRWLFLNRQNVPPVTYAVGTVGMAIMTPMNVILFYRLLRSDFLKPRREKEE; this is translated from the exons ATGGCTTTCAGCCCGGGGCTGTTGGTGGTGGCCGGTTCCTTCGCCGCTTTCCGCCTGCTGAACCGGGGGCTGGAGCGGCtcgtcccgccgccgccctcgGCCCGCCGCAACCGCTGGAAGTGGCGCAACATCTGGACATCGCTGGCGCACAGCGTGCTCAGCGGCAGCGGGGCGCTGGCCGG gttCTACCTCCACCCCGAGATGTCCAACGACCTGGTGGGCACACACCCGCCCGGGGCGCACAGCCTGGTGGCCGTGTCTGTAG GCTATTTCATTGAAGACTTTGTGGACATGTTGTGCAATCAGAAACTTCATCagtcctgggagctgctctttCATCACACTGTG gtGATCATCTGCTTTGGGATTGCCGTGCTGCTCCACCAGTACGTCGGCTTTGCCCTCGTGGCTTTACTGGTGGAGATCAACTCCATCTTCCTCCACCTGCGGCAGATCCTGCTCATGGCCAACCTGGTGCACACCACCTGCTACCGCCTCAACAGCCTCATCAACCTGGGCACCTACGTGGTGTTCCGCATCGCCACGCTGGCCTGGATGAGCCGCTGGCTCTTCCTCAACCGGCAGAACGTGCCCCCGGTCACCTACGCCGTGGGCACGGTGGGCATGGCAATCATGACGCCCATGAACGTCATCCTCTTCTACCGCCTGCTGCGGAGTGACTTCCTCAAACCCAGgcgggagaaggaggaatag
- the PRPF8 gene encoding pre-mRNA-processing-splicing factor 8, protein MAAVFPYRGGCAPVPNPLAPLPDYMSEEKLQEKARKWQQLQAKRYAEKRKFGFVDAQKEDMPPEHVRKIIRDHGDMTNRKFRHDKRVYLGALKYMPHAVLKLLENMPMPWEQIRDVPVLYHITGAISFVNEIPWVIEPVYIAQWGSMWIMMRREKRDRRHFKRMRFPPFDDEEPPLDYADNILDVEPLEAIQLELDPEEDAPVLDWFYDHQPLKDNRKYVNGSTYQRWQFTLPMMSTLYRLANQLLTDLVDDNYFYLFDLKAFFTSKALNMAIPGGPKFEPLVRDINLQDEDWNEFNDINKIIIRQPIRTEYKIAFPYLYNNLPHHVHLTWYHTPNVVFIKTEDPDLPAFYFDPLINPISHRHSVKSQEPLPDDDEEFELPEFVEPFLKDTPLYTDNTANGIALLWAPRPFNLRSGRTRRALDIPLVKNWYREHCPAGQPVKVRVSYQKLLKYYVLNALKHRPPKAQKKRYLFRSFKATKFFQSTKLDWVEVGLQVCRQGYNMLNLLIHRKNLNYLHLDYNFNLKPVKTLTTKERKKSRFGNAFHLCREVLRLTKLVVDSHVQYRLGNVDAFQLADGLQYIFAHVGQLTGMYRYKYKLMRQIRMCKDLKHLIYYRFNTGPVGKGPGCGFWAPGWRVWLFFMRGITPLLERWLGNLLARQFEGRHSKGVAKTVTKQRVESHFDLELRAAVMHDILDMMPEGIKQNKARTILQHLSEAWRCWKANIPWKVPGLPTPIENMILRYVKAKADWWTNTAHYNRERIRRGATVDKTVCKKNLGRLTRLYLKAEQERQHNYLKDGPYITAEEAVAVYTTTVHWLESRRFSPIPFPPLSYKHDTKLLILALERLKEAYSVKSRLNQSQREELGLIEQAYDNPHEALSRIKRHLLTQRAFKEVGIEFMDLYSHLVPVYDVEPLEKITDAYLDQYLWYEADKRRLFPPWIKPADTEPPPLLVYKWCQGINNLQDVWETSEGECNVMLESRFEKMYEKIDLTLLNRLLRLIVDHNIADYMTAKNNVVINYKDMNHTNSYGIIRGLQFASFIVQYYGLVMDLLVLGLHRASEMAGPPQMPNDFLSFQDIATEVAHPIRLFCRYIDRIHIFFRFTADEARDLIQRYLTEHPDPNNENIVGYNNKKCWPRDARMRLMKHDVNLGRAVFWDIKNRLPRSVTTVQWENSFVSVYSKDNPNLLFNMCGFECRILPKCRTSYEEFTHKDGVWNLQNEVTKERTAQCFLRVDDESMQRFHNRVRQILMASGSTTFTKIVNKWNTALIGLMTYFREAVVNTQELLDLLVKCENKIQTRIKIGLNSKMPSRFPPVVFYTPKELGGLGMLSMGHVLIPQSDLRWSKQTDVGITHFRSGMSHEEDQLIPNLYRYIQPWESEFIDSQRVWAEYALKRQEAIAQNRRLTLEDLEDSWDRGIPRINTLFQKDRHTLAYDKGWRVRTDFKQYQVLKQNPFWWTHQRHDGKLWNLNNYRTDMIQALGGVEGILEHTLFKGTYFPTWEGLFWEKASGFEESMKWKKLTNAQRSGLNQIPNRRFTLWWSPTINRANVYVGFQVQLDLTGIFMHGKIPTLKISLIQIFRAHLWQKIHESIVMDLCQVFDQELDALEIETVQKETIHPRKSYKMNSSCADILLFASYKWNVSRPSLLADSKDVMDSTTTQKYWIDIQLRWGDYDSHDIERYARAKFLDYTTDNMSIYPSPTGVLIAIDLAYNLHSAYGNWFPGSKPLIQQAMAKIMKANPALYVLRERIRKGLQLYSSEPTEPYLSSQNYGELFSNQIIWFVDDTNVYRVTIHKTFEGNLTTKPINGAIFIFNPRTGQLFLKIIHTSVWAGQKRLGQLAKWKTAEEVAALIRSLPVEEQPKQIIVTRKGMLDPLEVHLLDFPNIVIKGSELQLPFQACLKVEKFGDLILKATEPQMVLFNLYDDWLKTISSYTAFSRLILILRALHVNNDRAKVILKPDKTTITEPHHIWPTLTDEEWIKVEVQLKDLILADYGKKNNVNVASLTQSEIRDIILGMEISAPSQQRQQIAEIEKQTKEQSQLTATQTRTVNKHGDEIITSTTSNYETQTFSSKTEWRVRAISAANLHLRTNHIYVSSDDIKETGYTYILPKNVLKKFICISDLRAQIAGYLYGVSPPDNPQVKEIRCIVMVPQWGTHQTVHLPGQLPQHEYLKEMEPLGWIHTQPNESPQLSPQDVTTHAKVMADNPSWDGEKTIIITCSFTPGSCTLTAYKLTPSGYEWGRQNTDKGNNPKGYLPSHYERVQMLLSDRFLGFFMVPAQGSWNYNFMGVRHDPNMKYELQLANPKEFYHEVHRPSHFLNFALLQEGEVYSADREDLYA, encoded by the exons ATGGCCGCCGTGTTCCCGTACCGCGGCGGCTGCGCCCCGGTGCCCAACCCGCTGGCGCCGCTGCCCGACTACATGTCCGAGGAGAAGCTGCAGGAGAAAG CCCGCaagtggcagcagctgcaggccaAGCGCTACGCGGAGAAGAGGAAATTCGGCTTCGTGGACGCGCAGAAGGAGGATATGCCCCCCGAGCATGTCCGCAAAATCATCCGCGACCACGGCGACATGACCAATAGGAAGTTCCGGCACGACAAGCGAGTCTACCTGGG TGCTCTGAAGTACATGCCCCACGCTGTACTGAAGCTCCTGGAGAACATGCCCATGCCCTGGGAGCAGATCCGGGACGTTCCCGTCCTGTACCACATCACCGGCGCCATCTCCTTTGTCAACGAGATCCCCTGGGTCATCGAGCCTGTCTACATTGCCCAGTGGGG ctccatgtgGATTATGATGAGGCGGGAGAAGAGGGACAGGCGCCACTTCAAGAGGATGAGATTCCCCCCGTTTGACGATGAAGAACCCCCTCTGGATTATGCTGATAACATCCTGGATGTGGAGCCCCTGGAAGCCATTCAGCTGGAGCTGGATCCAGAGGAGGATGCCCCCGTGCTGGACTGGTTCTATGACCACCAGCCTCTGAAGGACAACAGGAA GTATGTCAACGGCTCCACGTACCAGCGCTGGCAGTTCACCCTCCCCATGATGTCCACCCTGTACCGCCTGGCCAACCAGCTGCTCACTGACCTGGTGGATGACAACTACTTCTACCTGTTTGACCTGAAAGCCTTCTTCACCTCCAAGGCACTGAACATGGCCATTCCTGGAGGTCCCAAGTTTGAGCCCCTCGTCAGGGACATCAATCTGCA GGACGAAGACTGGAATGAATTTAATGACATCAACAAAATCATCATCAGGCAGCCTATCAGGACAGAGTACAAAATCGCTTTCCCCTACCTGTACAACAACCTGCCCCACCATGTCCACCTCACCTG gTATCATACTCCAAACgttgttttcattaaaacagaAGATCCTGACCTCCCAGCTTTTTACTTCGATCCTCTGATCAACCCCATTTCACACAGACATTCTGTCAAG AGCCAGGAACCATTGCCTGATGATGATGAAGAGTTTGAGTTGCCAGAGTTTGTTGAGCCTTTCCTGAAGGATACCCCTCTCTACACTGATAACACAGCCAATGGCATTGCCTTGCTGTGGGCCCCACGACCCTTCAACTTGAGGTCTGGCAGGACCCGGAGAGCTCTTGACATCCCACTGGTCAAGAACTG GTACCGTGAGCACTGCCCAGCAGGACAGCCAGTCAAGGTGAGAGTCTCCTACCAGAAGCTCCTGAAATACTATGTCCTGAATGCACTCAAACACAGACCTCCCAAGGCCCAGAAGAAGAG GTACCTGTTCCGCTCCTTCAAGGCTACCAAGTTTTTCCAGTCGACCAAGCTGGACTGGGTGGAAGTTGGCCTGCAAGTTTGTCGCCAGGGCTACAACATGCTGAACCTGCTGATCCACAGAAAGAACCTGAATTACCTTCACTTGGACTACAACTTCAATCTGAAGCCTGTGAAGACCCTCACCACAAAG gaaagaaaaaaatcccgTTTTGGGAACGCTTTCCATCTGTGCCGAGAGGTCCTGCGGCTGACCAAGCTGGTGGTGGACAGCCATGTCCAGTACAGACTGGGAAATGTGGATGCATTTCAG CTGGCAGATGGCCTGCAGTACATCTTTGCCCACGTGGGTCAGCTCACAGGGATGTACCGGTACAAATACAAACTGATGAGGCAGATTCGAATGTGCAAGGACCTGAAACATCTCATCTACTACAGGTTTAACACA GGGCCTGTGGGCAAAGGTCCTGGCTGTGGTTTCTGGGCTCCAGGCTGGAGAGTGTGGTTGTTCTTCATGAGGGGCATCACCCCACTGCTGGAACGCTGGCTGGGGAATCTGCTGGCCAGGCAGTTTGAAG GCCGTCACTCCAAGGGTGTCGCCAAGACTGTCACGAAGCAGCGCGTGGAGTCTCACTTTGACctggagctcagggcagctgtgaTGCATGACATCCTGGACATGATGCCAGAAGGGATCAAGCAGAACAAAGCCAGAACCATCCTGCAGCACCTGAGCGAGGCTTGGCGGTGCTGGAAGGCCAATATTCCCTGGAAG gtgccagggctgccaaCTCCTATTGAGAACATGATCCTGAGGTACGTGAAGGCCAAAGCTGACTGGTGGACAAACACAGCTCACTACAACCGGGAGCGGATCCGCCGGGGAGCCACTGTCGACAAAACCGTCTGTAAGAAGAACCTGGGCAGGCTGACCAGACTCTACCTGAAAGCTGAGCAGGAACGGCAGCATAATTACCTGAAG GATGGGCCTTACATCACCGCAGAAGAGGCCGTTGCTGTGTACACAACCACAGTGCActggctggagagcaggaggttctcccccattcctttCCCCCCACTGTCCTACAAGCATGACACCAAGTTGCTGATCTTAGCCCTGGAGAGGCTGAAGGAAGCTTACAG TGTGAAATCACGACTGAATCAGTCACAGAGAGAGGAGTTGGGCTTGATTGAGCAGGCTTATGATAATCCCCACGAAGCTTTGTCCAGAATCAAGCGACATCTGTTGACTCAGAGAGCCTTCAAGGAG gtgGGAATTGAGTTCATGGATCTCTACAGCCACTTGGTCCCTGTTTATGATGTTGAGCCCCTGGAGAAGATCACAGATGCTTATCTGGATCAGTACTTGTGGTATGAGGCCGATAAGCGAAGGCTCTTTCCTCCTTGGATCAAACCTGCTGACACTGAGCCACCCCCACTGCTGGTGTACAAGTGGTGCCAAG GCATTAATAACCTGCAGGATGTTTGGGAAACGAGTGAAGGGGAATGCAACGTGATGCTGGAATCTCGGTTCGAGAAGATGTATGAGAAGATTGACCTGACCTTGCTCAACAGGCTGCTGCGTCTCATTGTTGATCACAACATTGCTGACTACATGACAGCCAAGAACAACGTGGTGATCAACTACAAG GACATGAATCACACAAACTCCTACGGGATTATTCGTGGGCTGCAGTTTGCTTCCTTCATTGTCCAGTACTATGGGCTTGTGATGGACCTGCTGGTGCTGGGCCTGCACAGGGCCAGTGAGATGGCTGGGCCTCCCCAGATGCCAAATGACTTCCTCAGCTTCCAGGACATTGCCACAGAGGTGGCCCATCCCATTCGCCTCTTCTGCAGATACATTGACAGGATTCACATCTTCTTCAG GTTTACAGCTGACGAGGCAAGAGACCTGATCCAGCGGTACCTGACAGAGCACCCCGACCCCAACAACGAGAACATCGTGGGCTACAACAACAAGAAGTGCTGGCCCCGGGATGCTCGCATGCGCCTCATGAAGCACGACGTGAACCT TGGCCGTGCTGTGTTCTGGGATATCAAGAACCGTTTGCCCCGCTCGGTGACCACGGTGCAGTGGGAGAACAGCTTCGTGTCCGTGTACAGCAAGGACAACCCCAACCTGCTGTTCAACATGTGCGGCTTCGAGTGCCGCATCCTGCCCAAGTGCCGCACCAGCTACGAGGAGTTCACCCACAAGGACGGCGTCTGGAACCTGCAGAACGAG GTGACCAAGGAGCGCACGGCTCAGTGCTTCCTGCGTGTGGATGATGAGTCCATGCAGAGGTTTCACAACAGAGTGAGGCAGATTCTCATGGCCTCTGGCTCCACAACCTTCACTAAG ATTGTCAATAAATGGAACACAGCTCTGATTGGCTTGATGACTTATTTCCGGGAAGCTGTTGTAAATACTCAGGAGCTGCTTGATTTGCTGGTGAAGTGTGAGAATAAAATCCAGACTCGGATCAAGATTGGCCTGAATTCCAAAATGCCCAGCCGTTTTCCTCCTGTGGTGTTCTACACCCCTAAGGAACTGGGGGGGCTGGGCATGCTCTCCATGGGCCACGTTCTCATCCCTCAGTCTGACCTGAG GTGGTCCAAGCAGACAGATGTTGGCATCACTCACTTCCGCTCGGGAATGAGCCATGAGGAGGACCAGCTCATCCCAAATCTGTACCGTTacatccagccctgggagagtGAATTCATCGACTCTCAGAGGGTGTGGGCAGAGTATGCCCTGAAACGACAGGAGGCTATAGCCCAGAACAG gcgTCTGACGCTGGAGGATCTGGAGGACTCGTGGGACAGGGGAATTCCTCGGATTAACACCCTTTTCCAGAAGGACCGGCACACTCTGGCTTATGATAAAGGATGGAGAGTCAGGACTGACTTCAAACAGTATCAG GTGCTGAAGCAGAACCCGTTCTGGTGGACACACCAGCGCCACGACGGCAAACTCTGGAACCTGAACAATTACCGCACGGACATGATCCAGGCCCTGGGCGGCGTGGAAGGGATCCTGGAGCACACACTCTTCAAGGGCACCTACTTCCCCACGTGGGAGGGTCTCTTCTG GGAGAAGGCCAGTGGCTTTGAGGAATCCATGAAGTGGAAGAAGCTGACAAATGCCCAGAGATCAGGCTTGAACCAAATTCCAAACAGAAGATTCACTCTCTGGTGGTCTCCTACCATCAACAGAGCCAAC GTGTATGTTGGGTTCCAGGTGCAGCTGGATTTGACAGGGATTTTCATGCATGGCAAAATCCCCACGCTGAAGATTTCCCTCATCCAGATTTTCCGAGCTCACTTGTGGCAGAAGATCCATGAGAGCATTGTCATGGATTTGTGTCAG GTGTTTGATCAAGAGCTGGATGCTCTGGAGATTGAGACAGTGCAAAAAGAGACAATCCATCCCAGGAAGTCCTACAAGATGAACTCCTCGTGTGCAGATATCCTTCTCTTTGCTTCCTACAAGTGGAATGTGTCACGTCCATCTTTGCTGGCAGATTCCAA GGATGTGATGGACAGCACCACCACCCAGAAGTACTGGATTGACATCCAGCTGCGCTGGGGCGACTACGACTCCCACGACATCGAGCGCTACGCCAGGGCCAAGTTCCTGGACTACACCACAGACAACATGAGCATCTACCCCTCTCCCACTGGTGTGCTCATTGCCATTGATCTGGCCTACAACTTGCACAG TGCTTATGGGAACTGGTTCCCTGGGAGCAAACCTCTAATCCAGCAGGCCATGGCCAAAATCATGAAAGCAAACCCTGCCCTGTATGTGTTGAGGGAGCGAATCCGCAAAGGGCTGCAGCTCTACTCCTCAGAGCCCACGGAGCCCTACCTGTCCTCCCAGAACTATGGGGAGCTCTTCTCCAACCAGATCATCTGGTTCGTGGATGACACCAATGTGTACAGAGTCACCATCCACAAG ACTTTTGAAGGGAATTTGACCACAAAACCTATCAATGGAGCCATTTTCATCTTCAATCCCAGAACTGGACAGCTCTTCCTGAAGATCATCCACACATCTGTGTGGGCAGGACAGAAGCGTCTGGGACAG CTGGCCAAGTGGAAGACTGCTGAAGAAGTGGCTGCCTTGATCCGATCCCTTCCCGTGGAGGAGCAGCCAAAGCAGATCATAGTGACACGGAAGGGCATGCTGGACCCACTTGAG GTGCACTTGCTGGATTTCCCCAATATTGTGATCAAAGGCTCGGAGTTGCAGCTGCCCTTCCAGGCCTGTCTGAAAGTGGAGAAGTTTGGTGACCTCATCCTGAAGGCTACTGAACCCCAGATGGTTCTCTTCAATCTCTATGATGACTGGCTGAAAACCATCTCTTCCTACACA GCATTCTCCCGTCTGATCCTGATTCTCCGGGCGCTACACGTGAATAACGATCGAGCCAAAGTTATCCTGAAGCCAGACAAGACAACCATCACTGAGCCTCACCACATCTGGCCAACCCTGACAGATGAGGAGTGGATCAAGGTGGAGGTGCAGCTGAAGGATCTCATCCTTGCTGACTATGGCAAGAAGAACAA CGTGAACGTTGCATCCCTGACCCAGTCAGAGATCCGAGACATCATCCTGGGCATGGAGATCTCTGCCCCAtctcagcagaggcagcagattGCAGAAATCGAGAAGCAAACCAAGGAGCAGTCGCAGCTGACGGCCACGCAGACCCGCACGGTGAACAAACACGGGGATGAAATCATCACCTCCACCACCAGCAACTACGAAACCCAGACCTTCTCCTCCAAGACTGAGTGGAGGGTCAG AGCAATCTCTGCTGCCAACCTCCACCTGCGGACGAACCACATCTATGTCTCATCAGATGACATAAAGGAGACTGGTTACACCTACATTCTTCCCAAAAATGTGTTGAAGAAGTTCATCTGCATCTCAGACCTGCGTGCCCAG ATTGCAGGTTACCTGTATGGAGTGAGCCCTCCAGACAACCCCCAGGTGAAGGAGATCCGGTGCATTGTGATGGTGCCCCAGTGGGGGACACACCAGACCGTGcacctcccagggcagctgccacAGCACGAGTATCTCAAG GAAATGGAACCTCTGGGGTGGATTCACACCCAACCAAACGAGTCCCCTCAGCTCTCACCACAGGATGTCACCACCCACGCCAAGGTCATGGCTGACAACCCCTCCTGGGATGGGGAGAAGACCATCATCATCACCTGCAG TTTCACCCCTGGCTCCTGCACGTTGACAGCCTACAAACTGACCCCGAGCGGGTACGAGTGGGGCCGGCAGAACACGGACAAGGGCAACAACCCCAAGGGTTACCTCCCCTCCCACTACGAGAGGGTGCAGATGCTCCTGTCCGACCGCTTCCTTGGCTTCTTCatggtcccagcacagggctctTGGAACTACAACTTCATGG GTGTCCGCCACGACCCCAACATGAAGTACGAGCTGCAGCTCGCCAACCCCAAGGAGTTTTACCACGAGGTCCATCGCCCCTCTCACTTCCTCAACTTCgcgctgctgcaggagggggaGGTTTACTCTGCCGACCGCGAGGATCTCTACGCCTGA